A window of Nomascus leucogenys isolate Asia chromosome X, Asia_NLE_v1, whole genome shotgun sequence contains these coding sequences:
- the TIMM17B gene encoding mitochondrial import inner membrane translocase subunit Tim17-B isoform X2 yields MEEYAREPCPWRIVDDCGGAFTMGVIGGGVFQAIKGFRNAPVGIRHRLRGSANAVRIRAPQIGGSFAVWGGLFSTIDCGLVRLRGKEDPWNSITSGALTGAVLAARSGPLAMVGSAMMGGILLALIEGVGILLTRYTAQQFRNAPPFLEDPSQLPPKDGTPAPGYPSYQQYH; encoded by the exons ATGGAGGAGTACGCTCGGGAGCCTTG CCCATGGCGAATTGTGGATGATTGCGGTGGAGCCTTCACTATGGGTGTCATCGGTGGCGGAGTCTTCCAGGCCATCAAGGGTTTCCGCAATGCCCCTGTT gGAATTCGGCACCGGTTGAGAGGTAGTGCCAACGCTGTGAGGATCCGAGCCCCCCAGATTGGAG GTAGCTTCGCAGTGTGGGGTGGCCTGTTCTCCACAATCGACTGTGGCCTGGTGCGGCTTCGGGGCAAGGAGGATCCCTGGAACTCTATCACCAGTGGAGCATTGACCGGGGCTGTGCTGGCTGCCCGCA GTGGCCCACTGGCCATGGTGGGCTCAGCGATGATGGGGGGCATCCTGTTGGCCCTCATTGAGGGCGTTGGCATCCTCCTCACTCGCTACACGGCCCAGCAGTTCCGAAATG CGCCCCCATTCCTGGAGGACCCCAGCCAGCTGCCCCCTAAGGATGGCACCCCGGCCCCAGGCTACCCCAGCTACCAGCAGTACCACTGA
- the TIMM17B gene encoding mitochondrial import inner membrane translocase subunit Tim17-B isoform X3 — protein MEEYAREPCPWRIVDDCGGAFTMGVIGGGVFQAIKGFRNAPVCRLLSEAPLFICPCSRSVSPTVNVSSERAGSRSTLFMSVSLHMAWCLAHIGIRHRLRGSANAVRIRAPQIGGSFAVWGGLFSTIDCGLVRLRGKEDPWNSITSGALTGAVLAARSGPLAMVGSAMMGGILLALIEGVGILLTRYTAQQFRNAPPFLEDPSQLPPKDGTPAPGYPSYQQYH, from the exons ATGGAGGAGTACGCTCGGGAGCCTTG CCCATGGCGAATTGTGGATGATTGCGGTGGAGCCTTCACTATGGGTGTCATCGGTGGCGGAGTCTTCCAGGCCATCAAGGGTTTCCGCAATGCCCCTGTT TGCAGATTGCTGTCTGAAGCTCCCTTGTTTATCTGCCCTTGCTCAAGATCTGTGTCTCCCACCGTTAATGTGAGCTCTGAGAGGGCAGGGAGCAGGTCTACCTTGTTCATGTCTGTATCCCTGCATATGGCATGGTGCTTGGCACATATA gGAATTCGGCACCGGTTGAGAGGTAGTGCCAACGCTGTGAGGATCCGAGCCCCCCAGATTGGAG GTAGCTTCGCAGTGTGGGGTGGCCTGTTCTCCACAATCGACTGTGGCCTGGTGCGGCTTCGGGGCAAGGAGGATCCCTGGAACTCTATCACCAGTGGAGCATTGACCGGGGCTGTGCTGGCTGCCCGCA GTGGCCCACTGGCCATGGTGGGCTCAGCGATGATGGGGGGCATCCTGTTGGCCCTCATTGAGGGCGTTGGCATCCTCCTCACTCGCTACACGGCCCAGCAGTTCCGAAATG CGCCCCCATTCCTGGAGGACCCCAGCCAGCTGCCCCCTAAGGATGGCACCCCGGCCCCAGGCTACCCCAGCTACCAGCAGTACCACTGA
- the TIMM17B gene encoding mitochondrial import inner membrane translocase subunit Tim17-B isoform X1, with protein MYQIRGTLNVSPATPTRFLSLGLRYEGPQLSALRSPWRIVDDCGGAFTMGVIGGGVFQAIKGFRNAPVGIRHRLRGSANAVRIRAPQIGGSFAVWGGLFSTIDCGLVRLRGKEDPWNSITSGALTGAVLAARSGPLAMVGSAMMGGILLALIEGVGILLTRYTAQQFRNAPPFLEDPSQLPPKDGTPAPGYPSYQQYH; from the exons ATGTACCAGATTCGGGGGACTCTTAACGTATCTCCCGCTACCCCGACTCGGTTCCTGTCACTCGGGCTCCGTTATGAGGGGCCACAACTGTCTGCCCTCAGAAG CCCATGGCGAATTGTGGATGATTGCGGTGGAGCCTTCACTATGGGTGTCATCGGTGGCGGAGTCTTCCAGGCCATCAAGGGTTTCCGCAATGCCCCTGTT gGAATTCGGCACCGGTTGAGAGGTAGTGCCAACGCTGTGAGGATCCGAGCCCCCCAGATTGGAG GTAGCTTCGCAGTGTGGGGTGGCCTGTTCTCCACAATCGACTGTGGCCTGGTGCGGCTTCGGGGCAAGGAGGATCCCTGGAACTCTATCACCAGTGGAGCATTGACCGGGGCTGTGCTGGCTGCCCGCA GTGGCCCACTGGCCATGGTGGGCTCAGCGATGATGGGGGGCATCCTGTTGGCCCTCATTGAGGGCGTTGGCATCCTCCTCACTCGCTACACGGCCCAGCAGTTCCGAAATG CGCCCCCATTCCTGGAGGACCCCAGCCAGCTGCCCCCTAAGGATGGCACCCCGGCCCCAGGCTACCCCAGCTACCAGCAGTACCACTGA